One Globicephala melas chromosome 4, mGloMel1.2, whole genome shotgun sequence genomic window carries:
- the ZIC4 gene encoding zinc finger protein ZIC 4 isoform X4, with protein MRYKTSLVMRKRMRLYRNALKESSSSSGHHGPQLAAASSPSVLPGFHEQPPQASPSCTLNGLLRLGLPGDMYARPEPFPPGPVARSDALAAAAALHNYGGMNLTMNLAAPHGPGAFFRYMRQPIKQELICKWLAADGPAPPRLCSKTFSTMHELVTHVTVEHVGGPEQSNHICFWEECPRQGKPFKAKYKLVNHIRVHTGEKPFPCPFPGCGKVFARSENLKIHKRTHTGEKPFRCEFEGCERRFANSSDRKKHSHVHTSDKPYTCKVRGCDKCYTHPSSLRKHMKVHGRSPPPPSSGYDSATPSALVSPSSDFGREPPVASSAAVAARSADLSE; from the exons GTAGCAGCTCCGGACACCATGGCCCCCAGCTCGCTGCCGCCTCCAGCCCCTCGGTGTTACCGGGCTTTCACGAGcagcctccccaggcctcccctaGCTGCACTTTGAACGGACTCCTGCGTCTGGGGCTCCCCGGAGACATGTACGCACGGCCCGAACCCTTCCCGCCGGGACCTGTGGCCCGCAGCGACGCCCTGGCAGCTGCCGCAGCCCTGCACAACTACGGGGGCATGAACCTGACCATGAACCTCGCCGCACCCCACGGTCCCGGCGCCTTCTTCCGCTACATGCGCCAGCCCATCAAACAGGAGCTCATCTGCAAGTGGCTGGCGGCCGACGGCCCCGCACCCCCGCGCCTCTGCTCCAAAACTTTCAGCACCATGCACGAGCTGGTCACGCACGTCACCGTGGAGCACGTCGGAGGCCCTGAGCAGAGTAACCACATCTGCTTCTGGGAGGAGTGTCCGCGCCAGGGCAAGCCCTTTAAAGCCAAATACAAACTTGTAAATCACATCCGCGTGCACACGGGCGAGAAGCCCTTCCCTTGTCCTTTCCCGGGGTGTGGCAAAGTCTTTGCTAGATCAGAAAATctcaaaatacacaaaagaacTCACACAG GGGAGAAGCCCTTCAGGTGCGAGTTCGAGGGCTGCGAGCGGCGCTTCGCCAACAGCAGCGACCGCAAGAAGCACTCGCACGTGCACACGAGTGACAAGCCCTACACGTGCAAAGTGCGCGGCTGCGACAAGTGCTACACGCACCCCAGCTCGCTGCGTAAGCACATGAAGGTGCACGGGCGCTCGCCGCCACCGCCCAGCTCTGGCTACGACTCGGCCACACCGTCTGCCCTCGTGTCGCCCTCGTCGGACTTCGGCCGCGAGCCCCCGGTGGCCTCctcggcggcggtggcggcgcgTAGCGCCGACCTGAGCGAATG